CGGCCTCGGAGACAAAGAACCCGGGGGCAATGCCGGGGACCCTGAATCCATCTCCGGATAGAGCGGCTGggcgggagctgggggcaggtgcgcaggtgggaggggcctggagggGAGCGGCTGCCCCCTGGGGTGTGGGGTGTCAGCTCTCTGCCCTCCCTGTGGGCGCGATCCGAAGCCCCTGGCCCGTGGGGGTGCCCATGAGCCCCGCGGGTGCTGACCGCCCCGTTCCCGCCCCCCCACCCGCAGGATGGAGCCCTTGGAGGACCGGCTGCGGCGGCTGCGGGAGGCCTTCGGCACGGGGCGCACGCGGCCGGCCGAGTTCCGGGCTGCGCAGCTCCGGGGCCTGAGCCGCTTCCTGCAGGAGAACAGGGAGCTCCTGCAGGCCGCACTGGCCCAGGACCTGCACAAGGTGGGCAccaggggcagggcggggtgtggtgggggcggggccaggacaGGTGCATCACAGCCTCGCAGGGAGGCAGCCCTGATGGCTGACCCACAGGGAAGCGGCCATCCTCGGGCGGCCCACGGGAACTCGCTTGTCCCCCCTGGCCGGCCCGGGGGCCTGCGCTCCGGGAATTCCTCCCGCAGTCGGCCTTTGAGTCGGACATGTTGGAGCTCATCGTGTGTCAGAACGAGGTGGACCTGGCCCTCAGGAACCTGCACGCCTGGATGAAAGACGAGCCGGTCGCCACCAACCTGGtgagcccctgcccaggcctcctggACCCTGAGACTCCGCCTGGGGAGCCGAGGACCTGGGTACGGGGGCGGGCTCGGAGCGGGCTCCGGTGGGGCCTCACTGTCTGCCCCACACCCCAGCTCACAAAGCTGGGCTCCGCCTTCATCCGGAAGGAGCCCTACGGCCTGGTGCTGATCATCGCCCCCTGGAACTACCCGGTGAACCTGACGCTGATACCCCTGGTGGGGGCCATCGCCGCAGGTGAGAGCGGGCCCCTCGCCCGCCCACCCAGGAGCCCCTCTCAGAGAAGGCTCCAGAATCTGCCTGTGTgggggttgggggctgggggaggggtgtagCCTTGTGCGCCCGGGGCACTGACCTCTCCCAGCGCTTCCCCATCCCCCCCACCTGCAGGGAACTGTGTGGTGCTGAAGCCCTCGGAGGTGAGCAGCAGCACAGAGAAGGTGCTGGCCGAGGTGCTGCCCCGGTACCTGGACCAGGTGAGGGTGGCCCTGCCCCCACGCAgccagtgccccccacccccacctgccccaggacctGCCCCTGAGCCgagctccccccccacccccagagctgcTTCGCCGTGGTGCTGGGGGGCCCTGAGGAGACCGGGCAGCTGCTGGAGCACAGATTCGACTACATCCTCTTCACGGGTGAGGCcacggggcgggggctgggactGGAGGGGTCCCGGGGTGAGGTCGGAGGTGGGGGTTCTGGAAGACGGAACAAGAGGCAGGTGTCTGGGCCGCCCAGCCAAGGCCAGCTGAGGGCGGGGCGGTCTCCTGGCCATGTCCCCAGGGAGCCCCCATGTGGGCAAGATCGTCATGGCGGCCGCCGCCAAGCACCTGACGCCCGTCACCCTGGAGCTGGGCGGCAAGAACCCCTGCTACGTGGATGACAACTGCGACCCGCAGACCGTGGCCAACCGCGTGGCCTGGTTCCGCTACTTCAACGCCGGCCAGACCTGCATGGCCCCCGACTACGTGCTGTGCAGCCCCGAGACGCGGGAGCGCCTGCTGCCCGCCCTGCAGAGCACCATCACCCGTTTCTATGGCGACGACCCCCAGAGCTCCCCCAACCTGGGCCGCATCATCAACCAGAAGCATTTCCGGCGGCTCCAGGCCCTGCTGGGCTGTGGCCGCGTGGCCATCGGCGGCCAGAGTGACGAGAGCCAGCGCTACATCGGTGAGCCCCTCTCCTCGCTCAGGCCCCGGGGCCGGGACCCTGCCAGGCCGGACCGCACCCCCAAACCGGGGCCCTGCTGCTGGAGCCCAGGCCAAGGCCACGGCTCTGGTGCCACCATTTGGTGGCCTAAGGCTCCGCTCAgcgtggccggagctgggcttcCTCCCCGCCGCACCCTGGGCCACAGCCACGCGTCTGCCCAGTGCCAGGCCCAGGCTCTcaacaccggcccctcccctACCCTGTGACCCCGATCCtgccggcccagccccaggttcTAAGCGAGCCCCCACCTCCTGGACTCAGGACGGCCTGGGTTGTGACCTCCACCTCCAGGGCCCTAAGACCCCGTCCTCCCCCCTCCTCGTCCCCCCGCCCACTgctgcacccagccccctgccgCAGGGGCCGGGCCGAGGTCTGAGCCGCCCGTGCCCGCAGCACCCACGGTGCTGGTGGACGTGCAGGAGGCGGAGCCAGTCATGCAGGAGGAGATCTTCGGGCCCATCCTGCCCATCGTGACGGTGAGCGGCCTGGACGAGGCCATCGCCTTCATCAACCGCCgggagaagcccctggccctGTACGCCTTCTCCAACAACAGACAGGTGGGGCTGAAAGGGGTCCAGACCAGACCCCTCCCCTAGGGACACAGCCGTCTAAGGCCTCTCCCCAGGCCACTGGTGTGACCGCCTGGCCAGGGGCTCGGGCAGGGTGGGGATCAGCAGGCGGCGGGCTGGCCAGCagtgggccggggccagggcagcCACTGGTATGGACCGTGGGTCTCCTGAACCCTGCACAGGTTCCTCACAGGCCGGCGAGGTCCTCGGTGGAGCTGGGGGCCGAGGGAAGCCTGACGGGCCAGGCAGCGCACTGCCGGCCTTGGGTGGGGCCTGTGCTCTCCATTGCCAGACCTCATTGCCACGCCCCAAGGTCATGGCCGCCCTTGGTGCTGGAGGGGCTTCCTCCATCCTCACACCCCGCCGCACCTCCCCGAGCAGGTGCCGCCCCACAGAGGGGCTTAGAGAGGAGGGGATTGCTCAGGGGCCAGTGGAGCTGGGGGAGCCCCCGACGGACGCCTGGGGCTGCAGCCCACCACCTGGACTCCCTCCACCCCAGGTGGTGAGCCAGGTGCTGGACAGGACCAGTAGTGGCAGCTTCGGAGGCAACGAGGGCTTTATCTACCTAACCCTGCCGGCCCTGCCCCTTGGGGGCGTCGGTGAGTCCCCGCCCTGCGCCCAGCCCCGGGGAAGCTGGGGTGTGGCACCCCAGACCCAGGAAGTGTTCATTCGCTGTTCAGCCTGCAGCAGGCCCGGGGGTCTctgcaggcctcagtttccctacctgTGCATCTCTGGGCTCCCGGCCGGGGCGTGCGCTGCTCCGGAGGCCGGGCTGCATGGCTGGCTGGGCTGCCCGGCCTCAGCCCTCCCTCTCCACGCCTGTGCAGGCCACAGCGGGATGGGCAGCTACCACGGCAAGTTCTCCTTCGACACCTTCTCCCACCACCGCGCCTGCCTGCTCAGCCCCTCGGGCATGGAGAAGCTCAATGAGATCCGCTACCCGCCCTACAGCGACTTTGCCCAGCAGCTGATAAGCTGGGCCATGGGGTCCCAGAGCTGCACCCTCCTATGAGGCGCGGCCTGCCGCCAGACCCCTCCATCCTCTGCCCCGCGCGTGAAACCCAGACCTGGTGATGGAGCCCCCACGTCCCAACGCTGGGCAGAGTCTGTGGCCAGAGAGGCCCCTCTGTCAGGCCCATAAACGCATCCACAAAGACAGAGCAGCTCTGCTGTCACCTGATTGGGGAGCTGGCGTACCTGACCTGAGGTGATCTGCTCTCGCACCTGCAGTGTGCCCTTGGCAAGGGCTCTGACGCTCCGCGTGGGGTCCGCAGGAAAGGGCCGGCCGACTGGTGGTCAGGCAGCGCGGCGCGCACACGGTGGCCCCACTGGTCATCTCTGCTCCCAACTCCCGGGAGGAAGGTGGTCAGGGTTGGCACGATCTAAACCTGGTGACCCCCAGAGCTGGCATCGTGGGGACCCTAGCCAGGGCAGGTCTGGTCCATGGCAGCCACTGCTTGCTCTTCCCCTGGTGCCTACCCTGGCAGCCGCTTGTCCTGGTGGGTTCCGCACCCCTCTGAGCCACGCAGAATCTGAGGCCTGAGGttgagggaagggaaggagggcccACCAGCTCCCCCGGAAGCTGTTTGGGGTGGTtgtccccagatgggcacagggGGGACTCAAGGGAGGTGTCATACAGGGGCTGTTGatgaggggtggggaggatgaACAAGGAAGCGAGACggtggacggacggatggatgggcaggtgggcaggcggacggacggatgggtggatggatgggtgatgggcaGGTGGGCGGGCGGATGGACGAGCAGGCAGGCGGATGGGTAGATgcgtggatggatgggtgatgggcaGGTGGGCGGGCGAGCAGGTGGGTGGCGGGTGACAGAGCAGATAGTGGGTGGGTGGCTGGATGAGAGTAGACGgtgggtggagggtgggtgaGGGTGGGTGTATGGATGGGACAATGGGTGGGTAAGGAGATGGGCAGGTGAGTAGTGGGTGCAGGAATGAATGAACAATGAACAGTCAGGTTGTTGGTGGGTGAGCCGATGGTTCAGACAGCAGACGAAGCCTCCAGGGGAGCGGGATTCCGGGGGCCACCAGGGCCGGCGCCCCAGCCCCAGAACACGGCAGTGCCGCAGGCAGTAGGTCCGTCCCCTGCCTCCCGGTTGGCCCCACACCTTGCCCTCGCCTAACCCAAGGCAGCTGGAACAGGGTCAagggcacagggcctggcccccACGCAGACTTGGGGCTGCAGCCCAGCTGTGCCTTAGGCAGGCTGTGTGCGCCCGGGCAAGGTGCTagccctctctgagccccagctgtgCCTGCTGCAGGGGATCTGGCTGGGCCGAATTGAGCAGATGCACGTTGAGTCCGCCTAGGCTTttgtcctccccctcccctgccccctccccaagcctggaccccacccttcttcctcacaCTGCTCCCCAGGCTGAAGTCTCTCGTGGGCCTCTGATTGGTGGGGCCGAGTCACGTGACACGGGGGCTGGTTCCTGCCCTGGGGAGGCTGCTCCCAGAGAGGCCAGGAGCTCAGCACCCAGCCGGCTGGCCCGGTGTCCCCTCTACTCCCCTCCCCGAGTCCAGGCCTTTGCTCTCCGGTCACGGCTGAGCAGACCCGGCCCCGGGGAGCAGCGGCCTGGAACCGCCCAGAGCCCTGAGCCTGCTGGCCGCTGTCCGCACGCCCTCTACTGCACCCTGGCCCCTGCGGCTCCTCTGCGGGACTCGCACCCAGTCCCAGAGCAGCCTCTCCTGCGCCCTCCGCTCCCCCCAGCTCGCCGTCGCTGAAGCCCGTGGCTCTGAGCCTCGGCTTCCTTGTCTGATAGAATGGGTTTCCACCGCCCCTTGGAGCTGGTGTGAGGATTCCGTGGGTCCTCTCCCCAGGACGAGGCTGAGCCAGCCTTGGGCACAGCGGCCCTGGCTGCAGGTGGGACCCCGGCTGCACCCCTCCAAGAGCACCCCAGACCCCATCTCAGCCGTGAGGTCTGCGACAACAGCTTCCCCGGCTCAGCACCCACGGCACCTGCAGCCAGCGGGCCGGgggagctccctggggctggggtcccccaTGGCTAGGAGAACGGCAGTGGGGTCCTTTGTCTCGGGATCCcagtggggagggctgggcagggcggtTCCAGAGCGGATGGGGAGGACCTGGCCGAGGCCAGGGTGTGGTGAGGTAGGCGGATCCCAGCCCGGGGTGAAGGGGCAGTGgcgccaggctgggccagggcagcgtCCCCACCGTCACGGCCACCACTGGGGAGCCGACAGCCTCGGTGACGACCCCCCAGGCCTGCACGTAGCCTCCCATCCCCACCCAGTTCCCCGACTCCAGGCACCACAGAAATGCCAGGCCCGGACGTGGGGCTCGACCTGCTGCCCTGCCGTGCCCTCCGTCCCAACGTTGGACTGCGCCTCTGCACCTACACCCAGGAAGGCCCTGTGCCCTGCATGGCCAGATCCCCAGGCAGAGCCCGGCCTGCGCCCCCCACCGCGGTGCCTGGCATCAACTGGTGCCTGGCGTTGTGGGGGGCagtggagtgggagggagagccGGGGAGACATCGccgctccccccacctccccagcccgaTGGTGAGCAGGAGCCGCCTCCACGGCGCTGAGCGGCCCAGCCTGTCTTCCAGGGCGTCTGTGTGTCCggctggcacctgctgccctgtAGTTTCCACTCCGCCACATGcggccccagcccggcctctCCCGGTCTCTGCCTCGGTGCCGCCCGCCATGCGCCCCGAGGCCCAGCCCCGCGGTCCCCATAGCCCCTCCAGCCGCACCTCGGGCGGAGACTTgaatgaagcagcaggtggacgGCCGGGCACACACCTGGCGTCCAGGGCGGGCACGTGGGAGGGCGgccagggcagggcggggtgggggaggcctgggTCGGAGTCAGGCCTCCTGCAGCCACAGCGGAGCGGGCGGCCCGTGCCGCTTCTCCGGAATGATGGGTGCCCGGGAGACCAGGCCGACCGCAGGGAGGGCACCGTCGGCGAGAGGCGGAAAAGACCCACAGAGGGggccatgggggtggcagggcccactcAGGAGCGTGCACGGTCAGGCAGGGGCTCCAAAGCCACGGCAGAGACCAGCGGGCCCCAGGCGTGGCTCCCAGGCCACACGGCCCCACTGGAACCAGCGAATCCACGCATAGGCTGGCTGGGGCTCTGAGCCTCTCTGGTCTGTCTCCCTACGAAAGTTGAcgcttttagttaaaaaaaagatttatttagtcataggagagagaaaggcttctatctgctggttcacaaatggtcccaacagccaggctgggccaggcaaagccggGAGTCGAACTCCATCCGCGCCTCCACGTGGACGCAGGGGCCGGGCACTCGGGCCACCACCCGTTGCTTTCCCGGGCGCGttagtagggaggtggattggaagcagagcagccggcactcgaacccggcactctgacacgggatgcggCTCTCCCACGCGTGGCTTAGCCCGCCGTGCCACGGCGCCCACCCCACTCACTCGCCCAGGGTCTGCCCGCACGTGCACAGTTTCCAGTGGTCCACTGCCATTGCTCCCCTCTGCTCACAgctgtcctgggctcccaggcaggagtggaggctcagagagggtgcGACGTCTCTCGGGGTCACACAGCCCGTCAGGGAGCGCAGGCCCAGCCTGGGGAGGCCCCCTGGGAGCAggggtgtccccaggccccacGACCCCCAGGATCTGCAGGCCAGGAGCAGCTTCAAGGAGGGTTAGCCCAGAGGGGCCTGGCTGTCCTGCGGGGCCTTGGGGTCCCAGGGCCTGACCTCCAGGGGCACTGGGTGACCAGGCTGACCGCCATgcctctgccctgcctccctgTCAGTGACCCCTGGACCGTGCTCCCCCCAGCAGAGCTAAGCCTGTGCCAAGTGCAGGGGACTTTgccttgccccctccccccctccccgagcAGAGGGGCacagtgggggcggggcgggttgGAGGGGTTGCCGCCCGCCCCTCGTGCTCCGAGTGCCATCGGCCATTCTGCTTCGGCCTCAGTTTCCACCTCTGTACAATGGGTCCTGAGAGCTATTCCTGGAACAGTCATGCCAGCGCCTAGAACAAGGAgaacgtggccggcgccgcagctcacgaggctaatcctccgcctgcggcgccggcacaccgggttctagtcccggtcggggcaccgatcctgtcccggttgcccctcttccaggccagctctctgctgtggcccgggagtgcagtggaggatgacccaggtgcttgggcccctgcacccgcatgggagaccaggagaagcacctggctccaggctttggatcagcgcggtgtgccggccgcagcgcgcctactgcagcggccattggagggtgaaccaacagcaaaaggaagacctttctctctctctctctcactgtccactctgcctgtcaaaaaaaaaaaaaaaaaaaaaaagaacaaggagaaCGCAGCCATGGCCGGGACTCGTGGCCGTTTCCCGGAGCCTCGCGAGCTGCAGAACCGGGGCCCTGGGACAAGCAAGGCCAggaggggccggggtggggctcCTCACCTGGCCTGCCCTAACCGTGACTTCCAGGGGCTTGGTCCCCCTGCCCACAGGAAGCCTCCCCTGGGCCCCAGAGGCGGGGCAGCTGCCCGGACTCAGTGGGCCGTGCAGGATGGGGCGGAGCCGGGGTGCGACCTTCGGCTGTGGACCTCAGCCCCTGGCCTCTGCTAGCTCAGCACAAACACTTCCCGTCCCCAGAGCTCCGGGTCCACAAACAGCACTGgcctgggtggccaggacccggggagcccaggctctcagaggcagggggcaggcaggggtggccTGGGCCCGGCTCCGGACAGCCACCTCCCGCTCTGATGCTCTCCGGTCCCCAGCTCTGAAACGGGGGCCTAGGGCTCTCCCTGTGAGCCCCTCCCTGGGGTCTCCCTCCCCACCGCGCCCCCACCCCGCTCTTCTCACCCCGGAGGGAGCAGGAAGCCCCCAGAGAAGGGAGAGGCCCCAGGCAGGGGTGCCGGTGACGCCCTCCACGGGGGGCCAGGGGCTCTCACGGCTGACGGCCCCTCCAGCCGCACCACCCGGCAGGCCACCCACCTCCCCGGGGAGCTCACCGCCGGGCCCTGCGTGCGCCCACCCGTCAGGCCGCCGCCCCCACACACCATGTGCTCGCTGCCGGTACCCCGGGAGCCCCTGCGCCGTGTGGCCGTGACCGGGGGCACCCACGGCAACGAGATGTCCGGCGTCCACCTGGTGCGGCACTGGCTGCAGGCGCCGGGGGAGCTGCGGAGACCCAGCTTTGCCGCCATGCCCGTGCTGGCCAACCCGGCCGCCGCAGCTACCTGCCGCCGCTACGTCGGCTGTGACCTCAACCGGGCTTTCACCAGCAGCTTCCTCAGGTGAGCACCCTGCCTTcactctggctctcccacgtccTGGGCCGCCGTTCCTCCCTCCTCCATTCCAGGCAGAAATCCAGACagaggccacctcctccaggaagccctccagacTGCAGGCTGGGCCGGGCTCCCCAGCCTCAGGGGTCCTCTTAGAGCAGGCCCACAGGCTGTGTTTACCTGTCTTGCACCCCTGTCTCCCCTTCCTGCCTTTCTTCAGTGGGTATCCACTGAGGCCAGGCTCTGGCCGGCTCAGGATGAGAACGGGCCTAGGAGCATGGGGTAAGCGTGTTAGGAGCACAGAGGCCAATACGGCAGCCACAACCCCAGAGGCTACATGCAGGGGCGTGGGGGCTCCACAAAGCATCTGATCTGGCCACGggcagtcagggaaggcttcctgggggaggcagTGTCTCAGCCAAGCCCCCAAAGGTGAGAAGTTAGCTaggtgaggaggggagaggagtgaCCAGTGAGGGCCCAGCGGGTGACAAGGCCCTGCAGGTGGACAGGGTGGTGGACAGGGCCGGGACAAGGGCAGGTGGACAGGGCGGTGGACAGGGCGGGGACAAGGGCAGGTGGACAGGGTGATGGACAGGGCCGGGACAAGGGCAGGTGGACAGGGCGGTGGACAGGGCTGGGACAAGGGCAGGTAGACAGGGCGGGGACAAGGGCTGGGGCTCCATGGGGAAATGCAGGGGTGCGGGCCACTGTCGTGAGTGCCCCCTGCGGACGGACTGAAGCTCTGGGGGCTGGCGTCCCCCGTCTCTGTCCCCGCAGCGCGAAGGCCAGTCCAGATGACCCGTATGAGGTGACAAGGGCCCGAGAGCTAGACCAGCTCCTGGGGCCCAAAGCCTCGGGCGGGGCCTTCGACCTGGTCCTGGACCTGCACAACACCACGGCCAACGTGGGCACCTGTCTCATCGCCGAGACGGCCCACCAAGTCTTCGTCATGCACctgtgctgccacctgcaggtggCCCCGCCcctggcgggggaggggtggaggcagcagggacagagTGGGGGGCTCTCTCGGGCTTCCTTCTCTGGGGTTAGCTCCAGTCCTGCACCCCAGGACCGAGGGAGACCAGGTGTCCTGCgctccccccaaccccctccgcctcagtttccccttcctGACCCGCCTCTCCCGGCCGCAGCTGCAGACCCCAGAGCTGCCCTGCCGGGTCCTCCTGTACAggtggcagggggaggagagCTACAACGTGGGCTCCGTGGCCAAGAACTCGCTGGGTAGGCCACGCCCCCTGGAGaagtgggcggggcctggcagaGTGGGAGGGGCTTCTTTGATAGGTGGGTGTGGCCACGAGGCGGGCGGGGCCTGGTCCCAGGGGCCGCTCGCCGCTCCCACCTCTCTGCCCCTGGCCCcccaggcctggagctgggcccgCAGCCTCAGGGCGTGCTGCGGGCCGACGTCTTCGCCCGGATGAGGGCCCTGGTGGCCTCCACTCTGGACTTCGTGGAGCTCTTCAACCAGGGTGAGGCCCCTGGGTGGGGGGTGCGGGGAGCCGAGGCCCGCGAGCGCGCGTGTCTCACCTCGCCCCACCCCGCACAGGCGCCGCCTTCCCGGCCTTCGAGATGGAAGCGTACAGAAACCTGGGCGGCGTGGACTTCCCCCGCACGGCCGACGGGGACCTCGCGGGCACCGTGCACCCCCGGCtgcaggtgggcggggcgggcCCCTGGGGGGATCCGGGCGCCCACGCCCCGGCCCCGTGCCCGGTGGTCTTCTCGACTCCAGGGCGGGCGCAGCAGCCTGGACACCGAGCCCGGGAGGGCGCCAACGCGGAACCCGCgagcgcccccccaccccacgcccc
This window of the Lepus europaeus isolate LE1 chromosome 7, mLepTim1.pri, whole genome shotgun sequence genome carries:
- the ALDH3B2 gene encoding aldehyde dehydrogenase family 3 member B2 isoform X3 is translated as MEPLEDRLRRLREAFGTGRTRPAEFRAAQLRGLSRFLQENRELLQAALAQDLHKSAFESDMLELIVCQNEVDLALRNLHAWMKDEPVATNLLTKLGSAFIRKEPYGLVLIIAPWNYPVNLTLIPLVGAIAAGNCVVLKPSEVSSSTEKVLAEVLPRYLDQSSPNLGRIINQKHFRRLQALLGCGRVAIGGQSDESQRYIAPTVLVDVQEAEPVMQEEIFGPILPIVTVSGLDEAIAFINRREKPLALYAFSNNRQVVSQVLDRTSSGSFGGNEGFIYLTLPALPLGGVGHSGMGSYHGKFSFDTFSHHRACLLSPSGMEKLNEIRYPPYSDFAQQLISWAMGSQSCTLL
- the ALDH3B2 gene encoding aldehyde dehydrogenase family 3 member B2 isoform X2, translated to MEPLEDRLRRLREAFGTGRTRPAEFRAAQLRGLSRFLQENRELLQAALAQDLHKLTKLGSAFIRKEPYGLVLIIAPWNYPVNLTLIPLVGAIAAGNCVVLKPSEVSSSTEKVLAEVLPRYLDQSCFAVVLGGPEETGQLLEHRFDYILFTGSPHVGKIVMAAAAKHLTPVTLELGGKNPCYVDDNCDPQTVANRVAWFRYFNAGQTCMAPDYVLCSPETRERLLPALQSTITRFYGDDPQSSPNLGRIINQKHFRRLQALLGCGRVAIGGQSDESQRYIAPTVLVDVQEAEPVMQEEIFGPILPIVTVSGLDEAIAFINRREKPLALYAFSNNRQVVSQVLDRTSSGSFGGNEGFIYLTLPALPLGGVGHSGMGSYHGKFSFDTFSHHRACLLSPSGMEKLNEIRYPPYSDFAQQLISWAMGSQSCTLL
- the ALDH3B2 gene encoding aldehyde dehydrogenase family 3 member B2 isoform X1, with translation MKDEPVATNLLTKLGSAFIRKEPYGLVLIIAPWNYPVNLTLIPLVGAIAAGNCVVLKPSEVSSSTEKVLAEVLPRYLDQSCFAVVLGGPEETGQLLEHRFDYILFTGSPHVGKIVMAAAAKHLTPVTLELGGKNPCYVDDNCDPQTVANRVAWFRYFNAGQTCMAPDYVLCSPETRERLLPALQSTITRFYGDDPQSSPNLGRIINQKHFRRLQALLGCGRVAIGGQSDESQRYIAPTVLVDVQEAEPVMQEEIFGPILPIVTVSGLDEAIAFINRREKPLALYAFSNNRQVVSQVLDRTSSGSFGGNEGFIYLTLPALPLGGVGHSGMGSYHGKFSFDTFSHHRACLLSPSGMEKLNEIRYPPYSDFAQQLISWAMGSQSCTLL
- the ACY3 gene encoding N-acyl-aromatic-L-amino acid amidohydrolase (carboxylate-forming) gives rise to the protein MCSLPVPREPLRRVAVTGGTHGNEMSGVHLVRHWLQAPGELRRPSFAAMPVLANPAAAATCRRYVGCDLNRAFTSSFLSAKASPDDPYEVTRARELDQLLGPKASGGAFDLVLDLHNTTANVGTCLIAETAHQVFVMHLCCHLQLQTPELPCRVLLYRWQGEESYNVGSVAKNSLGLELGPQPQGVLRADVFARMRALVASTLDFVELFNQGAAFPAFEMEAYRNLGGVDFPRTADGDLAGTVHPRLQDRDFEPLQPGAPIFQLFSGEDVCYEGESTVYPIFINEAAYYEKGVAFIRTEKFTFSVPALPALAPTPTLVP